ttggtgttgaaATGTCTTAGCGTTGAATTAAGAAgagaaatgtttgtggtgatgtaacctaggtcagaaaaaactcaaaatctgTGTCGAAATATTAAGTTTTCTCTGATTGTGGCTGCATCaccacacatttttttttataatttattcaaaggTAACACATTTCCACACCAAACTATGTTTCTACACTTTCCAAAAAGAATCCGAGTTCCGAGTGCAAATATAACAATTTTGCGTCCAAATGTCGGCAACGAATTCCTCTCAAACTGCCGACTTTTCACCGAAATGGTCAATGGACTACATCCAAAACTAATTtgtatttaaagctaacacattcagGCCCGTTATTGcgttcgtacatttttgaaaaaggatgaATAGCTatcaagaaaaatgaaatacgagacacgcaaatgtaggcgaTAATTTCAGCTAAGCGCCAAATAGACTCACTAAAGGTATTGCAAACCATTGACGGATCATAGAAAAAGAAGTAATTCTGCGTCCAGTCGAATTTGCAGTTAGAGATGAGTGAGTCACCCGAAAAAGTAGGCAGCCCACACCCTATCGAATGTCATGGGCAACAAATGTCTATAGTTTGCTTTGGGATCGAGATCAGTTGCAATATTTGTGTACAAAGAAATTAGAGGTATCACTTCTGAGTGCAGCGTCATATTTTGTTCGGTGTAACTCTGACGATTTCAAAATAGTTGATTGAAAGTGCTGAATATGACAACGACAGCATTCATGCTGttgaaaaagtatttcaacacTGAAGTGAATTTGGCGCTACTCtcatattcacccgaaacttgggCTCCGTCGGTTCCACCGACTGTTGTGGCATTAACATCAGTTTGGTTTTTATACCTTTTTCATACCTTGGATTGCACGCTCCTATTTTATTCAACTTACCACTGCGCGACTACCCATCATACTTGTAGCATGAATGCCATATAGCTTCCAGCAGGAACttattttgaatagaaatcaCGTTTCATCGATCTTCTaatacattttattcaaattctaCGACAAATGGAACGAATAATATGAACTACAGTATAATATGGCTGTACATTGACTATGAACATCTAAAGTCttgttaaaatcaaaattctctCTACTTATAAGTTAAAGTAACTACGATATTGTTACGATATACTGCTTGAATTGAACAATTACTCTGCTCTGTGCTCACaatgatatatttttgtggaaaaaagtcttttcataaatttcggtaaaaattCTCGCAAACATTTCACCTTCCGTTCATTCTAAGGTACCAGTTCTGTGtctcgaaatttttgtgcgACAAATTTCGCcagaaaaacattcaaaatgtgCTATTGTCATCACGAAAAGTGGTCAAGTAATAATTTTATAAGTcttacacaaaacaaaaaaaaattcaaaataaaaattcaaaagcgCGCGGTAACTTTCCTAACTTTCCTCTGCTCATTTCACTTACGAATTTCCCACTTCATTATTTGTCAACCTTCCTCTTATCGACTAACTTAACATCTCTAACCTGCAAATTGTGCTTCgatttagcagcaaattttATCACAGCTTGCGTGGACACCTGAGGAACATGCCTTAAGTCGAGCCACGTTAATGCCTCACATTTACTTAAGTATTCTAAACACGATTCGGTCACCAGTTTGCAACTGCTCAGGTCCAATTCGACCAGCGTATTAATCGCACTGGGACAAGTGCCGATTTGAGCCACACCAGCATCGGTGACCCGTTGACACGACGACAAATCCAAGTGTGTCAACGACGGAACGCCTTGTGTTATGTACCGCAAAGCCACATCCGATATGTCTGTACCAGCGAGTTTCAGGGTCTTCAAGTTCCGGAGCCTCGATTTGGAATCGGTTAGTCCTGGTCGGGAGTCTTTTGGTGGCGACAAAATGTCTCTGATTGCTGAATCGTTCAGTCCACGGACAAAGCTCAGATCCAACGATTGTAGTGGGGGACACAGACATGTGTGCAAACCTAAAACAGCGGCGATCGGTATGCCTTGCATACTTAACGTTTTTAGAGCTGGAATTCGAGCAATTAGCCAGGCCAATTGTCGTTTAGCTAAAACGGTCCAATCCAAAACTAAATACTCAGGTTGACGTCGTACAATCGCAGCCAACAAACTGCTCGACAGTTTATGATGTGAACAGTTCATATTCTTCCACAATGACGGATCGACGGATAATGTGGACCATGTTTTGCATACCATTGAACATGTGACCAATGTTTCAGACGgtaaatatcgaaaaacgGTTAGCATACACGTCGGATCCAGTGCGTAATTGATTGCTGGAGAACTTGACGTGTTTGGAACATTGCCTGGTCTCACAACGTACGTTGGTTTCTTTAAAACTTTGGTGGTGGAACCAACGATTTGTTGTGCTAGCTGAGTGCGTAGCGTACTTTTCTTTCGCGGAACATTCGAGTCGATAATCTCAACTGATTCGTGAAGGCTACTGCTTATGCTGCCGTCATCGCTCTTTCGCCGTTTAATGATAGTATGGCCATCGAGCGTAGGAGTTTCTGGTGGTGTTGGACTAAGATTTTCCTGTTTCACTTCCACCTTGATGAGATTCATAACGGGAGCCGGACTGTTGACGAGTAACTTGCGaatgtttgattttgaatcaatttctGAGTCGCTGGACATTCCAACGCCATTGTCACCACCTCCTAACGGAGATAGTTTGTCTGGAATTGATGAAGCATCGCTGTTCACTGACATTCTTCGAATCTCTGACGACTTTTGCCTGGCGCGAAAATGTCGAggctgaaaatgaaaatggatgATTACCATGATGCAGTACTGAATTCCACCGTGTTAGCGCAACACCTACCTTATAGTCGTTATTCTTCCCAGCATCACAACATTTTGGGCATTCCCAGCTGTTGGGCAAGTCCTCATTAACGACACCGGATGCCGTCTGTGTGCTCTGCTGTGCACATTCGGGATGCGAAATTTCATAGCAAACTGAACATTCCATTAGAGATGATGGTCCTTCCAGTGACGATTGTAATTTTGCTTGTGGAGAAACGGGAGTCTGTTTCCATCCGTCCAGATTACAGAACACACACTGTGCGGTTACAGGCAACATTGGTTGTAGACATTGGCGCATCATACACGTCTGTTTTGCACGTCCAGGACCTGTATCATAAAAAGGGAGGAACGGCTGCAATTCCACTGACTGACAACAAGTCTTGCTATTCGAAACTTACCACCAAATTTCACCATATCCAAGCAGAAACTGCACTCCCCACAATCAGACCGCTGACAAGCCTCACAAATCTTGCATCTCGTTCGTCGACGTCTCGGTGCATTCGCCAGATTTGATCGATCCAAACTGTGACCCGTTGGCGATGTTGATGACACTTGATGTTTCTTGTATGGTCCACGCGGGCCAGTCTTATTTGGTAATTGGTGCGGAGTAACGAACTGTTGTCCAGAACCGGATTGATCTGATGAACTTTCAACGGCGTAACCAGTGTCGTTATCGGCTAACGATTGATTGTCGTCATATTGAGCTTCAGGTATTTGAAACGATTTGTTCAAGTCGGGATGAAGTATTGCTCGACCGGTTATGGCTGCTTCGGGACTATCTTTACAGTGACGCTCGACTAAATTTCGAACGTCTTTGATCAGTGCGACGGGATCTTTGATGAGTTCAGGtacgtttttcttttgtgatgGCAGATCGTACAAGTACATCACGATTTCCTGTCGAAGGGAGAACAGTTTGGGTTTTGTCAATTTAGTCAATAAAGTCAGAGGCTAACCTTCAATCCAAATAGTTCGTAATGCGTTAAATGTACGTGCGGTGTATCGATCAATTCGTTTTGACGATCTGGTTCGCCTTCCAAATGCGAACGACCCAATAGCGTGTAGACATACTTTGCCAGGACATACCAAAGCATTTCGGTGAAGAATGGGTACCGGAATTTCTGTGGAACTTTGGTTGTATCTTCGACCTGAGCAATTTTCAACTGCTTTACAATACCAAACGAATGCAAGAAATTGCCTCCAAATACGAGCGAATCTGTTGGCGTATAAACTGCATGAATCCATCCACTCGGTATGAAAAACGTGTTGCCGGCGGTCAGATAAACACGGGCACACTTCTCCACCGTATCGCCGAAGAAGATATCCGACTGCTTTCCGGATAGAACCCACTTCTCGAAGAGCACCAAATTTTTCTCGGTCGGCGGTATCAACCAGAACACTTTGCTGCCCTTTAATATGTGGTACCAGACCGACGTACCGCCAAAGTCTATATGGAAATCGGTGAAGCAATTTTTCACCGACATCAAACAGTATTTTTGCACTTTCGGATACATCATGCGATCCAAAACGTTCGTTTCTTCGGTCTGTGCCTCTTTCAAGTGACTCGGCCACACAACGTCACACCAATCGATCATTCGCACCAGTGCCGGACTTTCAATATAATTGTCCAGCCGGGTGTGCGAAAATTCCAACGAAATGACATTCTGCAACTTGTCCTTGTGCGGATTGTCATAGTACTCTTGCCATTCTTTCATCGTCATTGTGGTATTTTTCTGTGTGTTCACGTCCATCACGTCCAGTTTACGCTTCGATCCTACACACATTCGTACATCTTTTACGGAGAAATTCGGTGATGGGACTCTGGGAGGTTAGAAAGTtgttatttagaaaaaatgtTGGATTCGTCAACGATAAAAAGGCAATACCTGATACCGAGACCAGCCTTGTCTTTGAACAATAGTGGGATATTGAAGCCATACTGTTGCACGAACctgaaatttattgaagaagAAATTTGTGAACAAAACTTTCGTGCGATGTGATTTGTAGATTTGTAATCTAATCGTACGTAAATATCAGCTGTGGGATGTTCCTAAAATTGTACGCTGAGGACACACTTGTGCAACCGAAAGAAAGTTCTGACTGGCTGCTACGTCTTCTCAGACAACTTGCAGAAGACACGCAATCGAAAAAGGTTGGTAATTAAAAATGCGGAGCCTCCAATTCACGACCTGAAATATCGTAAGACTAACAGTTTGAAACACTTTTCAAAAGTGAGCGATAACTGGAGTCCTTCTCCTTGGAGTGTATTTAACTTATGTAGTCGACAAtccttttaattgaaatatggATCTCTGGCGCACTGATTTGTGAAAGGAAAATAATTGAGAGTCAGAATGAGTACAGCCGTTAAAAGGGAAACAAGCCCGAATTAAAGTGTTTGTTCTCATCCACTTCATCAAAAGCCACCACAATTAGAAGAAATGGAAGCCTTGTTTCAACAGCCAGTGACAGATCATTTGCTGAACTTGAGTCTACAGCGGTGTCCTTGAATCGTTGCACAGatgttatttattgaaaattaaaccaGAAGAGTATACAGAGGCTGTATTACACCTGTAAATCAACTCAATAGTGTAATGATCAACTCGTATGCTCCCCACTAATCTAATACGTTGCCAGTGTGCGAGACGAGAGAACAAAACTCAACCTTAGATAGTAGTGCAGCCAATAGTTGAGTACCGGCAAAAGCATTGTTGGGAGAACCGGTGTTCGATTGCTACAAGTCTTGCTCTTAATAGATGGCATTAGGTTCGGTTATCAGCTTACCACTGACACACTAAAATATGAGTAGAACCATAAGCATGGAAACTACCATTGGTAATTGGTCTAGCCCCAAGCTCTTCGTAGGTTGTTAAGACATATTATTGTTATGGTTGTAAAGCACAGTAAGTAACAAGAAACAAATTTGATGCAAGAAAACCTTGAAAAGAttacttttactttaaatAATCGATGTGACAGCATTTCTTCTCATACCTAAAATACCGTTACAATATCTAAAAATGGAATCAAAATCGATTCAGCGAACAATAATCATCTCTAATTCAGTGCACCGTGTGCTACGATGTATTAAAGCAAGCCACTGCCTCTGTGGTTGTTTATTTCTTGATTATAatcgaattgagaaaagagAGAGCAAATGGAAAACTCGTCACTTACCCGACAGTCAAATCTGATCCAATCATTTCACGAACCATACCGCTCTGCGCGAAACGATCGGATTCCAATTTCTCGGCAACACTAAAGCCTCGCACCCCTTCATGTTCGTCATCACCCAGTGCATATTCCTCTGCGTATAATTTGCGCTGTTTGCGTTCACGCTAAGTAAATCGGTATAATGATATCATGCAACAGCAGCACCACAAAAATTGAgcatgaaaataaaaggaaaggtaatttttgttaggcattttcattttgttgactTTTTTCCGTCGTTGTTGTGTTGTTAAGAACGATATTCTCGAATGAGGTTTCAGCTAAAATATGCATAGGCTGATCGGTAATATGTGATGTGGCGGCattatacatacatatatgtCCGGATTTTTGTTATGTATTTTCGTTGAGTTGATAACGAGAGTGGCGTGTGTATGAACAATAAAATGTGGGTTGAGCAATTATGAATTTAAGCATTGCATATTGATTatgattattatttaaattgagATTGACGTTAACGCCACACTGGATGAATgcatttaacgaaaatattatatCTCCGGTTCATTGAAGAAGGGGACCGAGTTGATGTTTTGCTTGTCGACTGAGAGAGTCTACATGATTTTCGTCACTCATCGGTCTTATAACACGAGTGCTAGGAGGAGCAGCCACGATGTTAAGTTTAAGTCAATACATGGCGGGCTTGAACAAAGTCTAAACTAAAGTGTCTTGCAAATGAAACTTTTTGCCAGAAAACTCTCCATGCTTTTAACGTTTTCCGTCTGAACTACACTCCCAGCCATTGACAAGAAACTTTAGTTCGGACTTTGTTCAAGCCCACCGTGAATATGAAAGCACATAAATGCAACAGTGTTAAAAGCgatggaccctttgcaaatttgtagcctccATTTAGGaggaaaaattttcgttttttgatgatttctctgaacccaCTTAGAGAAACATTATCAAATTACATATATTTAAACAATCTGTAAATGTTTCTCCAAGTGCAAGTGGGATACGTTTGaccaacaaatcaatttttcctttaaagtAACACAgttttgcgtgctttaatggttttactttttcaaaaaaagattttggttcagaaaacgaatatttttccacctaaatgtaggctacaaatttgcaaagtgtCCATCGCTCTTGATGGCtttgatttttcataaaacgattttggttcgaagaaatcatcaaaaaacgagtattgttccgcctaaatgtaggctacaaatttgcaaagagtTTATTGCCtttaagacgaatctacacatggctaaattgttgtctacatttcggggcaaaattattattattttgatgattatTTTGGACTCGCATCCTTTTTCGAAAACGTACTACCATCGTTTGGTATTAAAATACGTTAGGTGTCAGTAATGGTTGTAGTGATGTAACCTAACTTCGAGAAAACTCCAAATAagtgtcaattttcgtgaaatattcAGTTATCTCGGACTGAGTtactgaaagctaacacattttaacatcaactgatggtcgtactttttccgagtccaaaattatcatcaaaataataataatttttcccCAAAAtataggcaacaatttagccatgtgcaGATTCCTCTTAAGTAGTCAGTCGCAAGCCAGatcttccaaaaaaaataatccatTTTTGTTCATTGTGTTGCGTCAAGGGCccaatagaacaaactgacaaattaaaatgaaaaatcatatatttgaatgtgtgtgtgacagccTCGTGTACAGACAGTACACGGGACTCTTAATGTCTAAAGCAAAGCAAATTTGACGTTTTtgtgttagtggtgtgtgtgatataatttttcaaagaatttcggtcataattccttcataattcctctaggtagtctaccgcTATGTGTTGCATTGACAAGTTTACAATTCGTATTTTCACCTCGTTAGGCTGCAAATTAATATTCGATttttaaaactaatttaaagTTAAAGTCAACCAAAGGACTATTTAATCATTTTGAGGGCGTGTGGGACGTGTGTAAGCATTGtgattgtatgagtggacTAGCTGGTAAAACCtgagaagaaaatttcgaCACAATTTTTGCCGACTTTAACTGTATTCAAATGGCGCATCATGTAATTAAATGTTGTTAAATAGAACAAAATTACAGACGTTTCGATCCGTGGTAAGTGATGGGCAACACGTGGCGAAAGTCGttctttttaagaaaatattctcTTCAATTTACTAACCCAAACGTGACAACAGCAAACGAAAATAAACCATTGGGATTAATGAGTATAGCTGTACGGTATCTTTCAACAAGTTTTCATATTATTCACCAtcggacatttaaaaacacGAGTGTTCTTAACCCGTGGTCAACATCATAACTCGCTAATAGCTAGATAGGACTAACACCTATGTACAAAACAATGAAGGATTTGTAGCTCGGAAGAATTTGTTACTCTCGATGTCTCGAACTCTAATAAATAATTGTCAGGAAGAAATCTTAACTCTTATGAAGTTGTAACTCGAAGCGTCGAGCTCTCGTGGAAAACTGTTGCGACAAAAAGCAATTCTCGTGAAGTATCTTCCAAAGttaaatcgacaaaaaaaaatgaaaatggcaagaaaaatcgccaaaacGTGAAGTTTAGCCAAGAACCAAGATGAATAATCAAGGAATGAGAGTTGGTCGCCCATGGTGATACTTCACACTTTGGTGATTTTCTTTGAAGAAAGGCCAACTCTCATTTCTTGGTGGTTCATCTTGGTTCTTGACGAAACTTCACGTTTCGTTGATTCTCCTTGGTGAAACTTCTCACTTTGGTTATTTATGTGTAGCAACGAAATTACTGAGGAAACAACATCGTTTCCCTATAATAAACTATTTGTCGCTAAAGCATAAGTAGAAAAACTTGCGAAAGTTACGAACACGCTTGCTATGGAAAactttgaacaaatttcaGGTCAAACTAAAAACTTACAGAATGTAGTCAGACAGACAATGCATATTTTATCAACGGTGCACGATAGAATCCCTGTCATACTGATTGTCCTTTCCAtatttattcataaatttgaaacgaaacgaaattcgaataaaatactgAATTCACATGTTTGGTGTGGCATAACTTACAAACTACTacgaaaaatttgcataacTTGTAAATGTGACGAGACGTTGCAACGTGACAACCGGCCATCATTCCACACAGAACAAAATAAGTTCGGATATCTCCTGATTTGTGAGAGTCAGAGCATCGGAGATTTCTTTTCAATATTAGTTTATCtggaaaaattattgattgtTCATGGTTTGTACAGTTTAAACATGATAGGGGTGGTGGCACTACAGTCAATGTCAAGAgtctaaattattttccattgtGTTGGGCACCTCTCAAGTTCGTACAATGTTGATCATCGACTGGATGGGTCAAAAGACGCGCGTGTGATTAGTGTTTCATAGACCATTCGCACGTGCGTGCGATTAGTGTATAATGAactaatcgcacgcgctcTCAAAACAAAACGAAGTCAACTAGtgatttcttttacaaaatgaccgAGGTATAACTactgatccattttacaaaataaaactaaGTCATCTAGTGCCTCCTTTTACTAAATGACCGATACACAGCCACTTATTCCTCCTACAAAAGAGAACGAAGTCACCTAGTGATTCCCTTTACAAAATAAACCAAAGTCAAAAGTAACTCCTTTCACAATATGACTGAGACACAATTACTGATCCGTTTTACATAATAAAGCTAAGTCATCTagtgactccttttacaaaatgaccgTGATACAACTACTGATTCCTTctacaaaagaaaacaaagtCACCTAGTAACtacttttacaaaaacataAGCTACGTCGACCCGTATGAAACAACTATCAGTTTCAAAGCATCAATCATATTACAATATTACACTGTAAAACTGCATCtctaaataattaatgaaaatagcTTGAAAATGACTCAAAGAAGTGgacagtgccggactggccctatggtcgttcgggcgattcccgaagggccttttgatttttgtgtgGATAAAGGGCAACGACGGgccttttgaaaaaattatccATAtaacgcccgaagggctttttcgagccagtccggcactggaAGTGGgcaaaaacactaaaatccaatatggcggCAGCTATTTTATTAGTGCTCCAAAAACAATACCTTTGCTTTACAGTTAGACATACcttttaaactaaaataaaaaaattcacgaaaatcagATGAAATTTACACAAGATAGAAGCAAAAAGAGTAACCCTAACTTCCGATCCCATCATCCgatattgacaattttttccccTGTTAGGGGAGGTATAGATTTCGTCAGCTGTGCCTAACGATGCCATTGGTTGCATAGCTCCGAAGATTTATATGCGAAAAACCAGTCCCCTATAATAGCTCTAATTTTACGATTACGAAACGGGAGCAAAACAGTTTATCAAAATCTGAAtcgatttactcaagttagagcGGTGACAAACATTACATAAGGAACTATTTTCTCGTTGATTtcgcatctctggacaaccacgtAAGGTTTCCCCCTACTCAGGTAATGCCAAATATAACTGAATACTACATCTTCAGAATTGCTCCGCACTTTGCACCATCTGTGACTGATTCATAGGGacaattattcgaaaaaaaaaagttttaacgtgCGACTACAACCACAACTCTGCTACTAgaatgaa
This DNA window, taken from Bradysia coprophila strain Holo2 unplaced genomic scaffold, BU_Bcop_v1 contig_151, whole genome shotgun sequence, encodes the following:
- the LOC119074472 gene encoding jmjC domain-containing histone demethylation protein 1, whose product is MSETAISSGKSSAHRRQLRERKQRKLYAEEYALGDDEHEGVRGFSVAEKLESDRFAQSGMVREMIGSDLTVGFVQQYGFNIPLLFKDKAGLGIRVPSPNFSVKDVRMCVGSKRKLDVMDVNTQKNTTMTMKEWQEYYDNPHKDKLQNVISLEFSHTRLDNYIESPALVRMIDWCDVVWPSHLKEAQTEETNVLDRMMYPKVQKYCLMSVKNCFTDFHIDFGGTSVWYHILKGSKVFWLIPPTEKNLVLFEKWVLSGKQSDIFFGDTVEKCARVYLTAGNTFFIPSGWIHAVYTPTDSLVFGGNFLHSFGIVKQLKIAQVEDTTKVPQKFRYPFFTEMLWYVLAKYVYTLLGRSHLEGEPDRQNELIDTPHVHLTHYELFGLKEIVMYLYDLPSQKKNVPELIKDPVALIKDVRNLVERHCKDSPEAAITGRAILHPDLNKSFQIPEAQYDDNQSLADNDTGYAVESSSDQSGSGQQFVTPHQLPNKTGPRGPYKKHQVSSTSPTGHSLDRSNLANAPRRRRTRCKICEACQRSDCGECSFCLDMVKFGGPGRAKQTCMMRQCLQPMLPVTAQCVFCNLDGWKQTPVSPQAKLQSSLEGPSSLMECSVCYEISHPECAQQSTQTASGVVNEDLPNSWECPKCCDAGKNNDYKPRHFRARQKSSEIRRMSVNSDASSIPDKLSPLGGGDNGVGMSSDSEIDSKSNIRKLLVNSPAPVMNLIKVEVKQENLSPTPPETPTLDGHTIIKRRKSDDGSISSSLHESVEIIDSNVPRKKSTLRTQLAQQIVGSTTKVLKKPTYVVRPGNVPNTSSSPAINYALDPTCMLTVFRYLPSETLVTCSMVCKTWSTLSVDPSLWKNMNCSHHKLSSSLLAAIVRRQPEYLVLDWTVLAKRQLAWLIARIPALKTLSMQGIPIAAVLGLHTCLCPPLQSLDLSFVRGLNDSAIRDILSPPKDSRPGLTDSKSRLRNLKTLKLAGTDISDVALRYITQGVPSLTHLDLSSCQRVTDAGVAQIGTCPSAINTLVELDLSSCKLVTESCLEYLSKCEALTWLDLRHVPQVSTQAVIKFAAKSKHNLQVRDVKLVDKRKVDK